A section of the Methanococcus vannielii SB genome encodes:
- a CDS encoding endonuclease dU, translating to MNSFSKPVRLKNIYVQVIGIKLCDVEKIIEKSRLKSKISEFLRISHIIGRGFLNMR from the coding sequence TTGAATTCATTTTCAAAACCAGTAAGGCTTAAAAATATATACGTTCAGGTTATTGGAATAAAGTTATGTGACGTTGAAAAAATTATTGAAAAATCACGGCTAAAAAGTAAAATATCAGAGTTTTTAAGAATTTCGCATATTATAGGGAGGGGATTTTTAAATATGCGATAA
- the fhcD gene encoding formylmethanofuran--tetrahydromethanopterin N-formyltransferase, producing the protein MELNGVVIEDTFAEGFSIWVSRVLITAATERLAKAAATEATGFACSVIMCPAEAGIEKYVSPMETPDGRPGYIIEICHPKKAELEHQLLERIGQCVLTAPTTAVFDAMGEDATEQLKVGFKLKFFGDGYEKKVNCEECGKTLYSVPIMGGDFLIEGNFGIKKGVAGGNFFIMAENNTAALVAAEVAVDAISMVEKTITPFTGGIVASGSKVGYTNPKYSFMAATTNEKMCPTLKGKVEGSEIPEDVNGVYEIVIDGVDEASVKAAMKAGISAAVKIPGVKKITAGNYGGKLGPFQMKLQELF; encoded by the coding sequence ATGGAGTTAAACGGTGTAGTAATAGAAGATACTTTCGCAGAAGGATTTTCAATTTGGGTCTCAAGAGTATTAATCACGGCTGCAACAGAAAGATTGGCAAAAGCTGCTGCAACAGAAGCAACAGGATTTGCATGTTCAGTTATCATGTGCCCTGCTGAAGCAGGAATTGAAAAATACGTATCCCCAATGGAAACCCCTGATGGAAGACCTGGATACATTATTGAAATTTGCCACCCTAAAAAAGCAGAATTAGAACACCAGTTATTAGAAAGAATTGGACAGTGTGTTTTAACAGCCCCTACAACAGCAGTATTTGATGCAATGGGCGAAGATGCAACTGAACAGTTGAAAGTAGGATTCAAGCTAAAATTCTTTGGTGACGGTTACGAGAAAAAAGTAAATTGTGAAGAATGTGGAAAAACACTATATTCAGTTCCAATAATGGGCGGGGACTTCCTTATCGAGGGCAATTTTGGGATTAAAAAAGGAGTTGCAGGAGGTAACTTCTTTATCATGGCCGAAAATAATACGGCTGCATTAGTTGCTGCAGAAGTTGCAGTTGACGCAATTTCAATGGTTGAAAAAACAATTACTCCATTTACAGGAGGTATTGTTGCTTCAGGAAGTAAAGTAGGATATACAAATCCCAAATACAGCTTCATGGCCGCTACAACAAATGAAAAAATGTGCCCTACATTAAAAGGAAAAGTAGAAGGTTCAGAAATCCCTGAAGATGTAAATGGCGTTTATGAAATCGTTATCGATGGTGTTGACGAAGCTTCAGTTAAAGCAGCTATGAAAGCAGGTATTTCTGCTGCTGTAAAAATACCTGGAGTTAAAAAAATCACTGCAGGAAACTACGGTGGAAAATTAGGCCCATTCCAAATGAAACTTCAAGAATTATTCTAA
- a CDS encoding proteasome assembly chaperone family protein — MVKIIENVVKDAEPLTDAVLIEGLPGIGHVGRVAAEHIIEEFNGEKILEIYCDDFPPQILVNDDGTIEYMKNEFYLVKEPVPMVIVLGNTQALSPEGQYALSERLIDIGIKYGAKKTYTLGGFGIGKIVEQLKVYVASTSKEISEKHKEFGAEFRTDGGSIIGAAGLMLKFSKLKGIEGICLMGETPGYLVDPKSAANVLEMLSKSIGFEIDMKKLDERAKEMEKFLEKVQKYEEGMQPGSQSTEDLSYIG; from the coding sequence ATGGTAAAAATTATTGAAAACGTAGTAAAGGATGCAGAACCCTTAACTGATGCAGTATTAATAGAGGGACTTCCCGGAATTGGGCATGTTGGAAGGGTTGCAGCGGAACATATAATTGAAGAGTTTAATGGGGAAAAAATTCTTGAAATTTACTGCGACGACTTTCCACCCCAAATTTTGGTAAATGACGATGGAACGATTGAATACATGAAAAATGAGTTTTATTTAGTAAAGGAGCCAGTTCCAATGGTAATTGTACTTGGAAATACCCAAGCTTTATCCCCTGAAGGCCAATATGCTCTTTCTGAAAGATTAATAGATATTGGAATAAAATATGGGGCTAAAAAAACGTATACACTTGGCGGCTTTGGAATCGGAAAAATTGTGGAGCAATTAAAAGTTTACGTTGCTTCAACTTCAAAAGAAATTTCAGAAAAACATAAGGAATTTGGGGCAGAATTTAGGACTGATGGGGGGAGTATCATCGGAGCTGCAGGTTTAATGCTTAAATTTTCAAAATTAAAAGGCATTGAGGGAATTTGTCTAATGGGTGAAACTCCAGGCTATTTGGTTGACCCAAAATCTGCTGCAAACGTACTTGAAATGCTTTCAAAATCGATAGGGTTTGAAATAGATATGAAAAAACTTGATGAACGAGCAAAAGAAATGGAAAAGTTCTTGGAAAAAGTACAAAAGTATGAAGAAGGAATGCAACCCGGTTCACAGTCAACTGAAGATTTAAGCTACATTGGATAA
- a CDS encoding RIO1 family regulatory kinase/ATPase domain-containing protein produces the protein MANSKMEIEITDLDNISSKLFDWSIVLELAKNMDFTRYVGKGHRGVVFKAISREYIDKNGNFMQLAVKIPRIDGPKNTIIHEGRILEKTNKFGVGPKVYEYSKNHLVMEYIDGKMLKDCMDEITPNELLYIIQETLRQCLKLDLHKIDHTEIQGGKHVMFSKDKVYIIDFDKAREHSPKNFTSAMSLLFGENYISKKTRDLLNISDNDMKIFRKLAKDYKILFKE, from the coding sequence ATGGCCAATTCAAAAATGGAAATTGAAATAACTGATTTAGATAATATATCTTCCAAACTCTTTGACTGGAGTATAGTTTTAGAACTGGCAAAAAATATGGATTTTACAAGATATGTTGGTAAAGGACATAGGGGAGTAGTTTTTAAAGCAATTTCTAGGGAATATATTGATAAAAATGGAAATTTTATGCAGTTAGCAGTTAAAATTCCAAGAATTGACGGCCCAAAAAATACGATTATTCACGAAGGTAGAATTCTTGAAAAAACAAATAAATTTGGAGTCGGGCCAAAAGTTTACGAATATTCAAAAAATCACTTGGTGATGGAATACATTGATGGAAAAATGTTAAAAGATTGTATGGATGAAATAACTCCTAATGAGTTATTATATATAATTCAAGAAACACTAAGGCAGTGTTTAAAACTTGACCTTCATAAAATAGACCACACTGAAATACAGGGTGGAAAACATGTCATGTTTTCAAAAGACAAAGTTTACATTATAGATTTTGACAAAGCAAGAGAACACAGCCCAAAAAACTTTACAAGTGCAATGTCTTTACTTTTTGGGGAAAACTATATATCAAAGAAAACAAGGGATTTATTAAATATTTCCGATAATGACATGAAAATCTTTAGAAAACTTGCAAAAGATTATAAAATTTTATTTAAAGAGTAA
- the albA gene encoding DNA-binding protein Alba, with amino-acid sequence MDNIVYVGSKGVMNYVLAVITQFKSGDVSEVSIKARGKAISRAVDVEEMVRNRFMPEVDIKNIILGTEQVQSDEGKSINISTIEIILKK; translated from the coding sequence ATGGATAATATTGTTTATGTCGGCAGTAAAGGCGTAATGAATTACGTTCTTGCGGTGATTACCCAATTTAAGTCAGGGGACGTTAGTGAAGTCAGCATTAAAGCACGTGGTAAAGCAATAAGTAGGGCCGTTGACGTTGAAGAAATGGTCAGAAATAGATTCATGCCCGAAGTTGACATTAAAAACATAATTCTTGGAACCGAACAAGTTCAAAGTGATGAAGGAAAATCCATAAACATATCCACTATCGAAATAATTCTTAAAAAATAA
- the hisS gene encoding histidine--tRNA ligase: MFQKPKGTRDFLPVEMKKRKLIEKKLRNIFDSYNFSEINTPTFESFELLSKKTGEEIRNQLFVFNDHGNREMGLRPEFTSSVARFYINEFKNTPKPVKMYYFGNCFRYENPQAGRYREFWQMGAELIGSNKSISDAEVLNMAIEGLKSINMDFEINIGHLGVLKGVFEKYSLSEEDETLIRRLIDKEDTEGLKQVLLKIEEEKNIEISKKVFEVLTLKGGKEVISKLKEKLTDFEKSLDALNNLDEILELVPHDYVVNFGIARGLDYYTGMVFEIYGKKEGARQVCGGGRYDNLIELFEGEKSPAVGFAYGFDRIILNIDDFEVQDDSIFIIPVKNDIFLLKECLKIAKTLRDFGNPVEIDLMGRKLNKALNYANSKNIKRVIIIGENDIFSGKIPLKNMETGEQVLIDVKDLKNFPC, from the coding sequence ATGTTTCAAAAACCCAAAGGTACACGGGATTTTTTACCTGTAGAAATGAAGAAGCGAAAATTAATAGAAAAAAAATTGCGAAATATCTTTGATTCTTACAATTTTTCTGAAATAAATACGCCCACATTTGAAAGTTTTGAACTCCTTTCCAAAAAAACTGGCGAAGAAATAAGGAATCAGTTGTTTGTGTTTAACGACCACGGGAATAGGGAAATGGGTTTAAGGCCAGAATTTACATCATCAGTTGCAAGATTTTACATAAACGAGTTTAAAAATACCCCAAAACCGGTTAAAATGTATTATTTTGGGAATTGTTTTAGGTATGAAAACCCCCAAGCAGGTAGATACCGAGAATTTTGGCAAATGGGTGCAGAATTAATTGGTAGTAACAAGTCAATTTCGGATGCAGAAGTACTTAACATGGCTATTGAAGGATTGAAATCAATTAACATGGACTTTGAAATTAATATTGGCCATTTGGGTGTTTTAAAAGGTGTTTTTGAGAAATATTCTCTTTCAGAGGAGGATGAAACTTTAATTCGCCGTTTAATAGATAAAGAGGATACTGAAGGGTTAAAACAAGTTTTATTGAAAATCGAGGAAGAAAAAAATATCGAAATTTCAAAAAAAGTGTTTGAAGTTCTTACATTAAAAGGTGGAAAGGAAGTAATTTCTAAATTAAAAGAAAAACTTACGGACTTTGAAAAGTCGTTAGACGCGCTAAATAACCTAGATGAAATTTTAGAACTTGTTCCACACGATTATGTTGTAAATTTTGGCATTGCAAGAGGCTTAGATTATTATACAGGCATGGTTTTTGAGATATATGGGAAAAAAGAAGGTGCACGACAGGTATGTGGCGGTGGAAGATACGACAACCTAATAGAACTTTTTGAAGGGGAAAAATCACCTGCTGTAGGATTTGCATATGGTTTTGATAGGATTATATTAAATATCGATGATTTTGAAGTTCAGGACGATTCAATATTTATAATTCCGGTCAAAAATGACATTTTTTTACTTAAGGAATGTTTAAAAATAGCAAAAACTTTAAGGGATTTTGGAAACCCTGTTGAAATTGATCTCATGGGCAGAAAATTGAATAAAGCTTTAAACTATGCAAACTCCAAAAATATCAAAAGAGTAATTATTATTGGGGAAAACGACATTTTTTCCGGAAAAATACCTTTAAAAAATATGGAAACAGGAGAACAGGTTTTAATTGACGTAAAAGACCTTAAAAATTTCCCATGTTAA
- a CDS encoding metal-sulfur cluster assembly factor, translated as MVSKDDVLNALKRVADPHMGISIVDMGLINDVEVGEDGNVSFTLTPTNPGCMSVIHMAGGAKHVVSELEGVKKVNVTVKGHMMEDDINKILGDEPIEKK; from the coding sequence ATGGTTTCTAAAGACGACGTATTAAATGCTTTAAAAAGAGTTGCAGATCCCCACATGGGCATTAGCATAGTAGATATGGGTTTAATAAATGATGTAGAGGTGGGTGAAGACGGAAACGTTTCATTTACCCTTACGCCAACAAATCCAGGATGTATGAGCGTAATTCATATGGCAGGCGGTGCAAAACACGTTGTATCCGAACTTGAAGGCGTTAAAAAAGTTAATGTTACTGTTAAGGGTCATATGATGGAAGATGACATTAACAAGATATTGGGCGATGAGCCAATTGAAAAAAAATAA
- the aspS gene encoding aspartate--tRNA(Asn) ligase: MYIIADWRRTHYSEQVIPEMDGQEVILMGWVHSIRALGKLAFIILRDREGLIQMVVPKQKVDEETFELAKKLGKEDVITIRGKVVANEKAPKGFEVIPMEIRILNKADAPLPLDPSEKVPAEIDTRLDRRFLDIRRPKIQAIFKIRSEMLKSIRKTFSEEGFIEVNTPKLVASATEGGTELFPISYFEKEAFLGQSPQLYKQMMMAGGFDKVFEIAQIFRAEEHNTRRHLNEAISIDTEMSFVNEKDAMAMLEKVVHNCYTDIEYNRPSEIETLELNFEIPEKTFPKVTYSEAVDVAVSKGVEIEWGEDLSRAAEKAIGDEMGGLYFITEWPTQTRPFYTLPDENDNKICKAFDLMYKELEISSGAQRIHKYDSLVQNIAKRGMNPDSFETYLEAFRYGMPPHAGWGLGADRFTMILTNQENIRECVLFPRDRQRLTP, encoded by the coding sequence GTGTATATAATTGCAGACTGGAGGAGAACCCACTATTCAGAACAGGTAATTCCAGAAATGGATGGCCAAGAAGTAATATTAATGGGGTGGGTTCATTCAATAAGGGCTTTAGGAAAACTTGCATTTATTATTTTAAGAGATAGGGAAGGCTTAATTCAGATGGTTGTTCCAAAACAAAAGGTGGACGAAGAAACATTTGAACTAGCTAAAAAATTGGGAAAAGAAGATGTAATTACAATTCGTGGAAAAGTAGTTGCAAATGAAAAGGCCCCAAAAGGCTTTGAAGTAATTCCGATGGAAATTAGAATATTGAATAAAGCAGACGCACCTCTTCCATTAGATCCTTCAGAAAAAGTACCTGCAGAAATCGATACAAGACTTGACAGGAGATTTTTAGATATTAGGCGACCAAAAATTCAGGCAATATTTAAAATAAGGTCTGAAATGTTGAAATCAATTAGGAAAACGTTTTCAGAAGAAGGTTTTATTGAAGTAAACACGCCAAAACTTGTTGCAAGTGCTACTGAAGGTGGAACTGAATTATTCCCTATATCATACTTTGAAAAAGAAGCATTTTTAGGGCAAAGTCCACAACTTTATAAACAGATGATGATGGCAGGTGGATTTGATAAGGTATTTGAAATTGCACAGATATTTAGGGCAGAAGAGCACAACACGAGAAGACATTTAAACGAGGCTATTTCAATTGATACAGAAATGTCTTTTGTAAATGAAAAAGATGCAATGGCAATGCTTGAAAAAGTAGTTCACAACTGCTATACAGATATTGAGTATAATAGGCCTTCTGAAATAGAAACTTTAGAGTTAAATTTTGAAATTCCTGAAAAAACATTCCCTAAGGTAACCTATTCTGAAGCAGTTGATGTTGCAGTTTCAAAGGGTGTTGAAATAGAATGGGGAGAAGATCTATCAAGGGCTGCTGAAAAAGCAATCGGTGATGAAATGGGTGGCCTATACTTTATTACAGAATGGCCAACACAAACAAGGCCATTTTATACACTTCCTGATGAGAATGATAATAAAATCTGTAAAGCATTTGATTTAATGTATAAAGAACTTGAAATTTCATCAGGGGCACAAAGAATTCATAAATATGACAGTTTAGTTCAAAATATTGCCAAAAGAGGTATGAATCCAGATTCCTTTGAAACATACCTTGAAGCATTTAGATATGGGATGCCCCCACACGCAGGATGGGGACTTGGTGCTGACAGATTTACAATGATTTTAACTAATCAAGAAAATATTCGAGAATGTGTGCTATTTCCAAGAGATAGACAGAGATTAACTCCATAA
- the mtnA gene encoding S-methyl-5-thioribose-1-phosphate isomerase: MDRDLRPIFWNDEEKKLILVDQRKLPNKLEYFECKTYTDVCYAIKDMVVRGAPAIGVSAAYGLALAELNGNNIENAYMELKETRPTAVNLFWALDKAMNAKINGKSILDEAKLIHDEDVELCKKIGKIGETLIKDGDTILTHCNAGALATSAYGTALSIIRFAHYSGKKINVISDETRPRLQGAKLTCFELNYEKIPVKAICDNTAGYLMSKGMIDKIIVGADRILSDYHVFNKIGTYSLAILAKYHNVPFYVAAPYSTFDFKSKLVDIVVEERDDVEVTYIDGVRVVSEGVSAYNFAFDCTPPELITGIITEKEIIYPNLGK; this comes from the coding sequence ATGGATAGAGATTTGAGGCCTATTTTTTGGAATGATGAAGAAAAAAAACTTATACTAGTAGATCAGCGAAAACTTCCAAATAAGCTTGAGTATTTTGAATGTAAAACTTATACTGATGTATGTTATGCAATAAAAGATATGGTTGTAAGAGGGGCTCCTGCAATTGGTGTTTCCGCAGCATATGGGTTGGCATTAGCGGAATTAAACGGAAATAACATTGAAAATGCATATATGGAATTGAAAGAAACAAGGCCAACTGCGGTAAATTTATTTTGGGCCCTTGATAAGGCTATGAATGCAAAAATAAATGGAAAATCGATTTTAGATGAAGCTAAACTAATCCATGACGAAGATGTTGAATTATGCAAAAAAATTGGAAAAATCGGTGAAACGTTAATTAAAGACGGCGATACAATTTTAACACATTGCAATGCGGGAGCACTAGCAACATCAGCATACGGAACTGCATTAAGTATTATTAGATTTGCACATTATTCCGGTAAAAAAATAAATGTTATATCTGATGAAACAAGACCAAGATTACAGGGTGCGAAATTGACCTGTTTTGAACTAAATTATGAAAAAATCCCTGTAAAAGCAATATGTGATAATACTGCAGGATATTTGATGAGTAAAGGTATGATTGATAAAATAATTGTTGGTGCAGACCGGATTCTTTCTGACTATCATGTTTTTAACAAAATTGGAACTTATTCGCTAGCAATACTTGCAAAATATCACAATGTTCCATTTTATGTTGCAGCACCCTATTCTACGTTTGACTTTAAAAGTAAGCTTGTAGATATTGTAGTTGAAGAACGAGATGATGTAGAAGTAACCTATATTGATGGCGTAAGAGTTGTTTCAGAAGGAGTTTCTGCATACAACTTTGCATTTGACTGTACGCCTCCAGAATTAATTACTGGAATAATTACTGAAAAAGAGATAATTTATCCAAATTTGGGAAAATAA
- a CDS encoding molybdopterin molybdotransferase MoeA — protein MKYVKELISYNNAKKIVFNKLEEFLSDKFLEVDIFKALGKICFEDIYSPCNLPMFNKSAMDGYAVIAEDTFGASETNPIILNLVKEGHLNEEEAFRLSTGMKLPKNSNAVVMKEYTKDHETFVEVISGVYPNENVSKIGEDLKKGDIVLKKGETITPYHIALLSSIGMKKIKCYSLNIGIISTGDELLDIEDLIDLKQLEENEMIVNSNVLMLSDLVRELGLTVKPYKKAPDNPEFIEKAIKLALLENDIVVTTGGTSVGDRDYTIEKISEMGNLLFHGVQLRPGRPAGFLECEFNGKKRLIFVLSGYPVASGIQFELFIRSYFKPRKSINLPLNRNIASSLGRTDILRVKIVEEDGISKIEPLRISGSGILSSMTLASGYIIIEENLEGYEKEDIVKVYLL, from the coding sequence ATGAAATATGTAAAAGAGCTTATAAGTTACAATAACGCTAAAAAAATAGTTTTTAATAAACTTGAGGAATTTTTAAGTGATAAGTTTTTAGAAGTTGATATTTTTAAAGCACTTGGAAAAATATGTTTTGAAGATATTTATTCCCCCTGTAACCTTCCAATGTTTAATAAGTCCGCAATGGATGGTTATGCAGTGATTGCAGAAGATACATTTGGTGCATCCGAAACTAATCCAATCATATTAAACTTGGTTAAGGAAGGGCACCTAAATGAAGAAGAAGCATTTAGACTTTCAACTGGAATGAAATTGCCAAAAAATTCAAATGCTGTTGTAATGAAAGAGTATACCAAAGACCATGAAACATTTGTGGAAGTCATATCTGGTGTTTATCCAAATGAAAACGTTTCAAAAATAGGGGAAGACTTAAAAAAAGGAGATATTGTTTTAAAAAAAGGGGAAACAATTACGCCTTACCATATTGCACTACTTTCCTCCATTGGAATGAAGAAAATAAAGTGCTACAGCTTGAATATAGGGATTATTTCAACCGGAGATGAATTACTCGACATTGAAGACTTAATAGACTTAAAACAGCTTGAAGAAAATGAAATGATTGTTAATTCAAATGTTCTCATGCTTTCAGATCTTGTAAGGGAGTTAGGATTAACTGTAAAGCCATATAAAAAAGCCCCCGATAATCCTGAATTTATCGAAAAAGCTATTAAATTGGCACTTTTAGAAAACGATATTGTAGTTACAACTGGAGGCACTTCTGTTGGAGATAGGGACTACACGATAGAAAAAATAAGTGAAATGGGAAACTTATTATTTCACGGAGTACAGTTAAGGCCAGGTAGGCCTGCAGGATTTTTGGAATGCGAATTTAATGGAAAAAAAAGATTAATATTTGTTCTTTCAGGGTATCCTGTTGCTTCAGGAATTCAATTTGAATTATTTATTAGGAGTTACTTTAAACCTCGTAAATCGATTAATTTACCACTAAATAGGAATATTGCTTCTTCGTTAGGTAGAACCGATATTTTAAGGGTAAAGATTGTTGAAGAAGATGGTATCTCCAAAATAGAACCTTTAAGAATATCTGGAAGTGGGATTCTTTCATCAATGACTCTTGCTAGCGGGTACATTATTATTGAAGAAAACCTTGAAGGTTATGAAAAAGAAGACATTGTGAAAGTTTACTTATTATAA
- a CDS encoding respiratory chain complex I subunit 1 family protein, producing MFESILTLESFEIILSIMGVPLIAFAISTWIPGIQRKIQARIQQRKGPSISSPGFWAIFKYLAKETKEPVSKLPKLYKFLPVLSFAVLWSILALTTVIKFHILPNEITIIGLLKIEEMVYIIMGSLASTVMGIRMPIEDECKGSSFIGQIKMTLEQLSAVRAFKLITIGSFPFYLATILPFIPHKSIFLSHLVGNNFLFTLGGLFGAITYIIGYIIMTKDYPFSIMHTKADVLEGPTMEYSGKYRALYLSVKELMMITLGSLFATLYLGIAPDILNPITIVLNFSVALIFPIISAIVSAYTPVFTFRQIYPVSLFATVLGIIGALLALIGI from the coding sequence ATGTTTGAAAGCATTTTAACATTAGAATCGTTTGAAATTATTCTTTCAATAATGGGGGTTCCATTAATAGCTTTTGCAATTTCAACTTGGATTCCGGGAATTCAAAGAAAAATTCAGGCAAGGATTCAGCAAAGAAAGGGCCCTTCAATTTCATCCCCTGGTTTTTGGGCGATATTTAAATACTTAGCAAAAGAAACAAAAGAACCTGTTTCAAAACTACCAAAACTCTATAAATTTTTACCAGTTTTGAGTTTTGCAGTTTTATGGTCAATATTGGCCCTCACAACCGTTATAAAATTCCATATTCTTCCAAATGAGATTACAATTATTGGCCTTTTAAAAATTGAAGAAATGGTTTATATTATAATGGGCTCCCTAGCTTCGACAGTAATGGGCATTAGAATGCCAATCGAAGATGAATGTAAGGGCAGTTCATTTATTGGGCAGATAAAAATGACGTTAGAACAGCTTTCAGCAGTGAGGGCATTTAAATTAATAACTATTGGGTCATTTCCCTTTTATTTGGCCACAATACTACCGTTTATCCCTCATAAATCGATATTTTTATCGCACTTAGTTGGAAATAACTTTTTATTTACATTAGGGGGATTATTTGGGGCAATAACGTATATAATAGGATATATAATCATGACAAAAGACTATCCTTTCTCCATAATGCACACTAAAGCGGATGTTTTAGAAGGTCCTACAATGGAATATTCTGGAAAATATCGTGCACTTTATTTAAGCGTTAAAGAATTAATGATGATAACACTCGGTAGCTTATTTGCAACATTATACCTTGGAATAGCTCCAGACATACTAAATCCGATAACAATAGTCTTGAATTTTTCAGTAGCACTTATATTCCCCATAATTTCGGCAATAGTTAGTGCATATACGCCAGTGTTCACCTTTAGACAAATATACCCTGTTTCACTATTTGCAACAGTTTTAGGAATTATTGGTGCACTCTTAGCACTTATTGGAATTTAA
- a CDS encoding NADH-quinone oxidoreductase subunit B family protein, translating into MLKELSRKKNIHIMLVYTGGCNGCDIEVVNCVLSPFYDAEQYNVFLTWNPREADILVVTGCVTKSVTKSLKKIYEEIPNPKAVVSVGACALMGGVYNNIGADLGTSTFVDGPVEKIIPVDVKVPGCPPRPEDVITGIVKALPKILNG; encoded by the coding sequence ATGTTAAAAGAGCTTTCAAGAAAAAAAAATATTCATATAATGCTTGTTTATACTGGGGGCTGTAACGGCTGTGATATTGAAGTGGTAAACTGCGTACTATCTCCATTTTATGATGCGGAACAGTACAACGTATTTTTAACATGGAATCCAAGGGAAGCAGACATTTTAGTTGTTACGGGCTGCGTTACAAAATCTGTTACAAAATCTTTAAAAAAGATATACGAAGAAATTCCAAACCCAAAAGCAGTAGTGTCAGTTGGAGCATGTGCGCTTATGGGTGGAGTTTATAATAATATAGGTGCAGATCTTGGAACATCCACTTTTGTTGACGGGCCGGTTGAAAAAATAATTCCAGTAGACGTTAAGGTTCCAGGCTGCCCTCCAAGACCTGAAGACGTGATTACTGGGATAGTAAAGGCTCTTCCCAAAATCTTAAATGGATGA
- a CDS encoding 4Fe-4S binding protein, translated as MTFKGLAKVFISGFYENLERIILGTDSYTSKEMTAEILRGIELPKAVFNDLCIGCSGCKNACPTGAITMKSVKPVKITENYSKEYVPKIDYEKCVYCFYCHDFCPVFSLFNEVSPIHPRHVGEEFIKVDLTKLLEKPVEIPDEQLRKIAKILSINMSGIVNREKKASTKI; from the coding sequence ATGACATTTAAGGGACTTGCAAAAGTATTTATTTCTGGTTTCTACGAGAATTTAGAAAGAATAATTCTTGGAACGGATAGTTACACGTCAAAAGAAATGACAGCAGAAATTTTAAGGGGAATTGAACTTCCAAAAGCAGTTTTCAACGATTTATGTATCGGTTGTAGCGGTTGTAAAAATGCATGCCCTACTGGAGCGATTACAATGAAAAGTGTTAAACCAGTTAAAATAACCGAAAACTATTCAAAAGAATATGTTCCAAAAATAGATTATGAAAAATGTGTTTACTGCTTTTACTGTCATGATTTTTGTCCTGTATTTTCATTATTTAATGAAGTATCCCCAATTCATCCAAGGCACGTTGGAGAAGAATTTATAAAAGTAGATTTAACAAAATTGCTCGAAAAACCAGTTGAAATACCTGATGAACAGCTTAGAAAAATTGCAAAAATTCTTTCAATAAATATGTCAGGAATAGTAAATCGGGAAAAGAAAGCTAGCACAAAAATTTAA